The following proteins are encoded in a genomic region of Sparus aurata chromosome 11, fSpaAur1.1, whole genome shotgun sequence:
- the LOC115591182 gene encoding duodenase-1-like: MMQALHKLLLCHLLACLGLNALGDEIINGKKAPEKLMLYMASLQNKHGQHVCGGFLISEDFVVSAAHCNRTIPTSVVLGTHNLKKVDKTMRYAVDKTCIHPDFKDERYGNDIMLLKLSKKATMDNRVQPIQLPKTVVKTKDNAKCRVAGWGYTKTDGKVVDELQVVDVSFVNKEACQRTWKNNLPPTVICAGGSGQKNGFCKGDSGGPLVCSGTAVGVVSFNWDGNCDYPNAPNVYTDVSKYLPWIKEILKQKNCKM; this comes from the exons ATGATGCAAGCTCTGCACAAGCTTCTGCTCTGTCATCTTCTGGCATGTCTGGGACTTAACG CACTTGGGGATGAAATCATAAATGGTAAAAAGGCCCCGGAGAAGTTAATGCTGTATATGGCCTCACTGCAGAACAAACATGGTCAACATGTATGTGGAGGATTCCTCATCAGTGAGGACTTTGTGGTCAGTGCTGCGCACTGTAACCGCAC GATTCCTACAAGTGTTGTTCTTGGCACCCACAATCTCAAGAAGGTTGATAAAACAATGAGATATGCTGTGGATAAGACATGCATCCATCCAGACTTCAAAGATGAACGATATGGCAATGACATCATGCTCCTCAAA CTGTCTAAGAAAGCCACGATGGACAACAGAGTACAACCAATTCAACTTCCAAAAACTGTGGTTAAGACAAAAGATAATGCTAAGTGCCGTGTTGCTGGATGGGGCTACACAAAAACCGATGGCAAAGTTGTTGATGAGCTGCAAGTAGTGGATGTGTCTTTTGTTAACAAGGAGGCCTGTCAGAGAACATGGAAGAACAACCTTCCTCCCACTGTTATCTGTGCAGGTGGATCTGGCCAAAAGAATGGATTCTGTAAG GGTGATTCTGGGGGTCCTCTGGTGTGCAGCGGGACAGCTGTAGGTGTTGTGTCTTTTAACTGGGACGGAAACTGCGACTATCCAAATGCACCCAACGTCTATACGGATGTATCAAAGTACCTTCCCTGGATCAAGGAGATTCTCAAGCAAAAGAATTGTAAAATGTGA